In Raphanus sativus cultivar WK10039 chromosome 5, ASM80110v3, whole genome shotgun sequence, the following proteins share a genomic window:
- the LOC108861550 gene encoding BTB/POZ domain-containing protein At3g05675 gives MEPPDVQQAESSYTFGDRSTSDIVVRLRNEEGRDDWIYCHSKILTERSRYFADRLSDKWPTCKILDSRYCVEVICQESDYDHHINLLRLLYVVGSGGDDDVPGDHHLCHNVKSALGVLCVAKELDCPLVVAACVNYLEAVPWEEGEEEEMLRVIPMIGSEAEPVLARLQPVDQSAVTGIFSSAFRFATSSPPLPLCDIKASAQEQIDYMITEDDDAPLLIADEVIKLEVKECVKSLFVRFFQCLDSEEVTSKNGALKMVVSDLSWAFQILTKMEMVRDFVVTWVETSEKLVKVVEAMETAAETVEIRVKVTEVTSKVVEAIGYGTVILPTVKRLQMVKLWLPFVRETKPLVDSVVTNQEEDKEEGVRCKIDGEIWQALESSFVSIILALPSSDQAEILTEWLSKNGVYPDLTEAFEVWCYRSKVAKRRLGLLGGEEDGKDMS, from the exons ATGGAGCCTCCT GATGTTCAACAAGCAGAGTCTTCATATACATTTGGTGATAGATCCACAAGTGACATAGTTGTGAGACTAAGAAACGAAGAAGGCCGTGACGACTGGATCTATTGCCACTCCAAGATCCTCACCGAGAGAAGCAGATACTTCGCAGACCGTCTCTCTGATAAATGGCCTACTTGCAAGATTCTTGATTCTCGTTACTGTGTTGAAGTCATTTGCCAAGAATCAGACTATGACCATCACATCAATCTCTTAAGACTTCTCTACGTTGTTGGTtctggtggtgatgatgatgtccCTGGGGATCATCATTTGTGTCATAACGTGAAAAGCGCGCTGGGGGTTCTCTGTGTTGCTAAGGAGCTTGATTGTCCTCTGGTTGTGGCTGCTTGTGTGAACTACTTGGAAGCTGTTCCGTGGGAGGAAGGTGAAGAGGAAGAGATGTTGAGGGTTATACCGATGATTGGTTCGGAAGCAGAGCCGGTTCTTGCTCGTTTACAGCCGGTTGATCAGTCTGCTGTTACTGGAATCTTTTCATCTGCTTTTAGGTTCGCTACCTCGTCTCCACCTCTGCCATTGTGTGATATTAAAGCATCTGCTCAAGAACAGATTGATTATATGATAACCGAAGATGATGATGCTCCTTTGCTGATTGCTGATGAAGTTATCAAGCTTGAAGTAAAGGAGTGTGTGAAGAGCTTGTTTGTCAGATTCTTCCAGTGTTTGGATTCTGAAGAGGTCACTAGCAAGAACGGGGCTTTAAAGATGGTTGTGTCGGATTTGTCATGGGCGTTTCAGATACTCACAAAGATGGAAATGGTGAGAGATTTTGTTGTAACATGGGTTGAGACATCTGAGAAGTTAGTTAAGGTAGTTGAAGCGATGGAAACGGCTGCAGAGACGGTGGAGATAAGAGTTAAAGTCACTGAGGTGACTTCGAAAGTAGTAGAGGCGATTGGTTATGGAACTGTGATATTACCAACAGTGAAACGGCTTCAGATGGTGAAACTATGGCTTCCTTTTGTAAGAGAAACAAAGCCTCTTGTTGACTCGGTTGTAACCAATCAAGAAGAAGATAAGGAGGAAGGGGTGAGATGTAAGATCGATGGAGAGATATGGCAAGCTTTAGAATCATCTTTTGTGTCTATAATTCTGGCGTTGCCATCTTCAGACCAAGCTGAGATATTGACAGAGTGGTTAAGCAAGAACGGTGTGTATCCGGATTTGACAGAGGCTTTTGAGGTATGGTGTTATAGATCAAAAGTGGCCAAGAGAAGATTGGGTTTGCTAGGTGGAGAGGAGGATGGGAAGGACATGTCTTAA